In a single window of the Pandoraea pulmonicola genome:
- the uvrA gene encoding excinuclease ABC subunit UvrA, whose product METIRIRGARTHNLKNVNLDLPRHQLVVITGLSGSGKSSLAFDTLYAEGQRRYVESLSAYARQFLQLMEKPDVDLIEGLSPAISIEQKATSHNPRSTVGTVTEIHDYLRLLYARVGTPYCPDHGLPLESQSVSQMVDAVLALPEDTKLMILAPVVVDRKGEHADLFESMQAQGFVRFRIRSGGGAANEGTARVYDIDALPKLKKTEKHSIDVVIDRVKVRPDLKQRLAESFETALRLADGRAMALEMDTDKEHVFSSKFACPVCSYSLQELEPRLFSFNNPMGACPTCDGLGQMTFFDPKRVVAFPALSLASGAIKGWDRRNQFYFQMLQSLAAFYDFDVDTPFEELPEATQKIVLYGSGEQEIPFTYVNEKGRTSVRSHAFEGIIPNLERRYRETDSVAVREELAKYQNNRACPDCEGSRLRREARFVKVGEGAQARAIYEIGNLPLREALGYFHELMLHGAKREIADKIVKEIVARLSFLNNVGLDYLSLERSADTLSGGEAQRIRLASQIGSGLTGVMYVLDEPSIGLHQRDNDRLIGTLKHLRDLGNSVIVVEHDEDMILASDYVVDMGLGAGVHGGTVIAQGSPEQIEHAPESLTGQYLSGARRIEVPAERHAPGEDYLRIVDATGNNLKHVNLDLPVGLLTCVTGVSGSGKSTLINDTLYHAVARHLYGSSAEPAPYEQIDGLEHFDKVINVDQSPIGRTPRSNPATYTGVFTPIRELFAGVPAAKERGYDPGRFSFNVKGGRCEACQGDGVIKVEMHFLPDVYVPCDVCHGKRYNRETLEVQYKGRNISEVLDMTVEQAHEFFKPVPVVARKLRTLLDVGLGYIRLGQSATTLSGGEAQRVKLSLELSKRDTGRTLYILDEPTTGLHFHDIELLLTVIHRLRDQGNTVVIIEHNLDVIKTADWVIDLGPEGGAGGGQIIAQGSPEQVAANKASFTGKYLAPLLARGK is encoded by the coding sequence ATGGAAACCATTCGTATACGTGGGGCCCGTACCCACAACCTCAAGAACGTCAATCTGGACCTGCCGCGCCACCAGCTCGTGGTGATCACCGGCCTGTCCGGCTCCGGCAAGTCGTCGCTGGCGTTCGACACGCTTTACGCGGAAGGCCAGCGACGCTACGTCGAGAGCCTGTCGGCGTATGCGCGTCAGTTCCTGCAGTTGATGGAGAAACCCGACGTCGACCTCATCGAAGGTCTCTCGCCCGCCATCTCCATCGAGCAGAAGGCCACGTCGCACAATCCCCGCTCCACGGTCGGCACCGTCACGGAAATCCACGACTATCTGCGTCTGCTCTACGCGCGCGTGGGCACCCCGTACTGCCCGGACCACGGCTTGCCGCTCGAGTCGCAAAGCGTCTCGCAAATGGTCGACGCCGTGCTCGCGCTGCCCGAAGACACCAAACTGATGATCCTCGCGCCGGTGGTCGTGGACCGCAAGGGCGAGCACGCCGATCTCTTCGAATCGATGCAGGCGCAGGGCTTCGTGCGCTTTCGCATCCGCTCGGGCGGCGGCGCGGCCAACGAGGGCACTGCGCGCGTGTATGACATCGACGCGCTGCCCAAGCTCAAGAAGACCGAGAAACACTCCATCGACGTGGTGATCGACCGCGTGAAGGTGCGCCCGGATCTGAAGCAGCGTCTCGCGGAATCGTTCGAGACGGCCCTGCGTCTGGCCGACGGCCGCGCCATGGCGCTCGAAATGGACACCGACAAGGAGCACGTCTTCAGTTCGAAGTTCGCGTGCCCGGTGTGCTCGTACTCGCTGCAGGAACTCGAGCCGCGCCTGTTCTCGTTCAACAACCCGATGGGTGCCTGCCCGACTTGCGACGGCCTCGGCCAGATGACGTTCTTCGATCCGAAGCGCGTGGTCGCCTTCCCGGCACTGTCGCTCGCGTCCGGCGCGATCAAGGGCTGGGACCGCCGCAATCAGTTTTACTTCCAGATGCTGCAAAGCCTCGCGGCGTTCTACGACTTCGATGTAGACACGCCCTTCGAGGAGTTGCCCGAAGCCACGCAGAAGATCGTGCTGTACGGCTCGGGCGAGCAGGAAATCCCGTTCACGTACGTCAACGAGAAGGGGCGCACGTCGGTGCGCTCGCACGCCTTCGAAGGCATCATCCCCAACCTGGAACGCCGCTATCGCGAAACCGATTCGGTGGCTGTGCGCGAAGAGCTCGCCAAGTACCAGAACAATCGCGCCTGCCCCGACTGCGAGGGCAGTCGCCTGCGTCGCGAAGCGCGCTTCGTCAAGGTGGGCGAAGGCGCGCAGGCGCGGGCGATCTACGAGATCGGCAACCTGCCGCTGCGCGAAGCGCTCGGCTACTTCCACGAGCTGATGTTGCACGGCGCCAAGCGCGAGATCGCGGACAAGATCGTCAAGGAGATCGTCGCGCGGCTCTCGTTCCTGAACAACGTCGGTCTCGACTATCTTTCGCTGGAGCGCAGCGCCGATACGCTCTCGGGCGGCGAAGCGCAGCGCATTCGCCTGGCCTCGCAGATCGGCTCCGGGCTGACGGGCGTAATGTACGTGCTCGACGAGCCGTCCATCGGTCTGCACCAGCGCGACAACGATCGGCTGATCGGCACGCTCAAGCATCTGCGCGATCTCGGCAACTCGGTGATCGTGGTCGAGCACGACGAGGACATGATTCTCGCGAGCGACTACGTCGTCGACATGGGTCTCGGCGCGGGCGTGCACGGCGGCACGGTGATCGCGCAAGGCAGCCCCGAGCAGATCGAACACGCGCCGGAGTCGCTGACCGGGCAGTACCTGTCGGGGGCACGCCGCATCGAAGTCCCGGCCGAGCGCCATGCGCCGGGCGAGGATTACCTACGCATCGTCGACGCGACGGGCAACAACCTCAAGCACGTCAATCTCGATCTGCCGGTCGGTCTGCTCACCTGCGTGACCGGTGTATCCGGCTCGGGCAAGTCCACGCTGATCAACGACACGCTGTATCACGCGGTGGCGCGCCACCTGTACGGCTCGTCGGCGGAGCCCGCGCCGTACGAACAGATCGACGGGCTGGAACATTTCGACAAGGTCATCAACGTCGACCAGTCGCCCATCGGCCGCACGCCGCGCTCGAATCCGGCCACCTATACAGGCGTTTTCACACCGATCCGCGAGCTCTTCGCCGGTGTGCCGGCGGCCAAGGAGCGCGGCTACGATCCGGGCCGCTTCTCATTCAACGTGAAGGGCGGACGCTGCGAAGCATGCCAGGGCGACGGCGTGATCAAGGTCGAGATGCACTTCCTGCCCGACGTCTACGTGCCTTGCGACGTCTGCCACGGCAAGCGCTACAACCGCGAAACGCTCGAAGTGCAGTACAAGGGGCGCAACATCTCCGAAGTGCTCGACATGACGGTCGAGCAGGCGCACGAGTTCTTCAAGCCGGTGCCGGTGGTCGCGCGCAAGCTCAGGACGCTGCTCGACGTGGGGCTGGGCTACATCCGACTCGGCCAGTCCGCGACAACGCTCTCGGGCGGCGAAGCGCAGCGCGTGAAGCTCTCGCTGGAGCTCTCCAAGCGCGACACGGGCCGCACGCTGTATATCCTTGACGAACCGACCACGGGGCTGCATTTTCACGATATCGAGCTGCTGCTCACGGTGATTCACCGGCTGCGCGATCAGGGCAATACCGTGGTCATCATCGAGCACAACCTGGACGTGATCAAAACGGCGGATTGGGTGATCGATCTCGGGCCGGAAGGCGGCGCCGGTGGCGGGCAGATCATCGCGCAGGGCTCGCCGGAACAGGTCGCCGCCAACAAGGCGAGCTTTACCGGCAAGTACCTCGCGCCACTGCTCGCGCGTGGCAAGTAA
- a CDS encoding MFS transporter has protein sequence MTPLEVRASASLAGIFALRMLGLFLIMPVFSVFAQTIPGGNDTFLVGLAIGIYGLTQSLLYIPYGWASDRLGRKPVIVFGLVVFALGSLIAAMAHDLTWIIVGRAIQGAGAISSAVMACVADLTSDANRTKAMAMIGGSIGVSFAVAIVCAPFLYHWLGMSGLFSAIGVLAVLAIFVVLWVVPAPPAHPPAGPAPFSEVLHNPELLRLNFGVFVLHATQTALFVAMPRMLVAAGLPVAQHWEVYLPVMGLSFVAMVPAIIAAEKRGKMKAVLLSAIALVAVAQVALGGLPPTVGVIAVVLFVYFLGFNVLEASQPSLVSKLAPGQRKGAAVGVYNTTQALGLFCGGALGGYLMTHYGQNAIFMACAAGAFVWLIIAAPMRTPAPRQS, from the coding sequence ATGACCCCGCTAGAAGTGCGCGCCAGCGCGTCGCTCGCGGGGATTTTTGCGCTTCGCATGCTCGGACTGTTCCTGATCATGCCGGTGTTCTCGGTGTTCGCGCAGACGATTCCGGGCGGCAACGACACGTTTCTCGTTGGGCTGGCCATCGGCATTTACGGTTTGACGCAGTCGCTGCTCTACATTCCTTACGGCTGGGCGTCCGACCGGCTGGGGCGCAAGCCGGTGATCGTCTTCGGGCTGGTCGTGTTCGCGCTCGGTTCGCTCATTGCCGCCATGGCGCACGATCTGACGTGGATCATCGTCGGCCGGGCGATTCAGGGCGCCGGCGCGATCTCGTCGGCGGTGATGGCCTGCGTGGCCGATCTGACGAGCGACGCCAACCGTACCAAGGCGATGGCGATGATCGGCGGCAGCATCGGCGTGTCGTTTGCCGTGGCGATCGTGTGCGCGCCGTTCCTGTATCACTGGCTGGGCATGAGCGGTTTGTTTTCCGCGATCGGCGTCCTGGCGGTGCTGGCGATTTTCGTGGTGTTGTGGGTCGTGCCTGCGCCGCCCGCGCATCCGCCGGCCGGTCCGGCGCCGTTCTCCGAGGTGCTGCACAACCCGGAGTTGCTGCGTTTGAATTTCGGCGTATTCGTGCTGCACGCGACGCAGACGGCATTGTTCGTGGCAATGCCGCGCATGCTGGTCGCGGCGGGCTTGCCGGTCGCGCAGCACTGGGAAGTCTATCTGCCGGTGATGGGGCTGTCGTTCGTGGCGATGGTGCCGGCCATCATCGCTGCCGAAAAGCGTGGAAAAATGAAGGCGGTGCTGCTCTCGGCAATTGCGCTGGTGGCCGTGGCGCAGGTGGCGTTAGGCGGGTTGCCGCCGACGGTCGGCGTGATCGCCGTGGTGCTTTTCGTGTACTTCCTGGGCTTCAACGTGCTGGAGGCGTCGCAACCGTCGCTGGTGTCGAAACTGGCGCCGGGGCAGCGCAAGGGCGCGGCCGTGGGTGTCTACAATACGACGCAGGCATTGGGGCTTTTCTGCGGCGGCGCACTAGGGGGTTATCTGATGACCCACTACGGTCAAAACGCAATCTTCATGGCCTGTGCAGCGGGCGCTTTCGTGTGGCTTATAATCGCCGCACCGATGAGGACGCCTGCGCCTCGTCAATCCTGA
- a CDS encoding single-stranded DNA-binding protein, with translation MASVNKVILVGNLGADPEVRYMPSGDAVANIRLATTDRYKDKQSGEFKEMTEWHRVSFFGRLAEIVNEYLKKGSSVYIEGRIRTRKYQAQDGTDRYSTEIVADQMQMLGGRSGGGEGGGGGGYSRGGGDEGGGGGYSRGGGGGGGGGGRQQAPAKQSGGFDDMDDDIPF, from the coding sequence ATGGCATCAGTCAACAAAGTCATTTTGGTCGGCAATCTCGGCGCCGATCCCGAAGTCCGCTACATGCCGAGCGGCGATGCGGTCGCGAACATTCGTCTGGCGACGACCGACCGTTACAAGGACAAGCAGAGCGGCGAGTTCAAGGAGATGACGGAGTGGCACCGCGTGTCGTTCTTCGGTCGTCTTGCCGAGATCGTCAACGAGTACCTGAAGAAGGGTTCGTCGGTGTATATCGAAGGCCGCATCCGCACGCGCAAGTACCAGGCGCAGGATGGCACGGACCGTTACAGCACAGAAATCGTGGCTGACCAGATGCAGATGCTTGGCGGCCGCAGCGGTGGCGGTGAAGGCGGCGGTGGCGGCGGTTATTCGCGCGGCGGCGGTGACGAAGGCGGCGGTGGCGGCTATTCGCGCGGTGGTGGTGGCGGCGGCGGTGGTGGTGGTCGCCAGCAGGCCCCGGCCAAGCAGTCCGGCGGCTTCGACGACATGGACGACGATATCCCGTTCTGA
- a CDS encoding GntR family transcriptional regulator produces the protein MSDVSSLSTVERAYEEIRRQILAGELLEGAPIRQDDIAAKIGVSKIPVREALMRLQSEGWVTLKRNAGAFVTPLTASDCVEMLDLRIALECRALELAVPNMAPSDLALAEHLLKRYEKADTPQSWSELNLAFHQTLYAPADRPRLVATAQAAQERMGRFLRTHLLAVNDHQRSYDEHVAIHQACAAGDTKNAVRLLRKHLEQTQREVMAYFRLNGRTSA, from the coding sequence ATGAGCGACGTTTCTTCCCTCTCCACCGTCGAGCGCGCCTACGAAGAAATTCGTCGGCAGATTCTGGCCGGCGAATTGCTGGAAGGCGCGCCCATTCGACAGGACGATATCGCGGCAAAGATCGGCGTCAGCAAGATTCCGGTGCGCGAAGCGCTCATGCGTCTGCAATCGGAGGGATGGGTCACGCTCAAGCGGAACGCTGGCGCGTTCGTCACGCCGCTTACGGCAAGCGACTGCGTTGAGATGCTCGACCTGCGCATCGCGCTCGAATGCCGGGCGTTGGAACTTGCCGTGCCGAACATGGCGCCCAGCGACCTCGCGCTCGCCGAACATCTGCTCAAGCGTTACGAAAAGGCCGACACGCCGCAATCCTGGAGCGAACTGAACCTCGCCTTCCATCAGACGCTCTACGCGCCCGCCGACCGTCCGCGTCTCGTCGCGACCGCACAGGCCGCGCAAGAGCGCATGGGGCGCTTCCTTCGCACGCATCTGCTGGCAGTCAACGACCATCAACGCTCCTACGACGAGCACGTCGCCATCCATCAAGCCTGCGCGGCGGGCGACACCAAAAACGCCGTGCGGTTGTTGCGCAAGCACCTCGAGCAAACCCAGCGCGAAGTGATGGCGTATTTCCGTCTGAACGGCAGAACCTCCGCCTGA
- a CDS encoding amidase, whose protein sequence is MPISMREFPAPLHFQSALSIARQIASGQTSSREVTQHFLDRIARAHALNAFTEVFTEQALAQADAADAALRPGGAGPASSLHGVPVALKDSIEVAGSTASAGSLSRLAITSDITATVVQRMCAAGMVVLGKTHMTEFAFGLAGQNPTRGTPWNPWDAARHRAPGGSSSGCGTTVAAGLAPIAVGGDTGGSVRAPAALNHLVGFKPSSGVISGAGVVPLAPTLDVLGPIAHSVADAHALTAILAGPDAADALTQQVPAAISEDLRDALPTITPHALPELHVLDPRAFPAKLSDGAQRVWDEGLARLTVAGWALRPWMPPAELDIGELSEANSVILGYEGFQLYGHLAEDATQPLWEVVRQRILAGGRIPLTKYEQAVTRRALAARAFAEAIGPGGALLIPATGHGALPLDPADSAHASIGSFCRAGNFLGTPAIALPAGFDDSGMPVGVQLMAPPLADRQLLAIAAALAPALRAPGPVTPDLTHWGL, encoded by the coding sequence ATGCCAATTTCCATGCGCGAATTCCCCGCTCCCCTTCATTTCCAAAGCGCGCTGTCCATCGCCCGCCAGATCGCCAGCGGACAGACCAGTTCGCGTGAAGTCACCCAGCATTTCCTGGATCGCATCGCTCGCGCCCACGCACTCAATGCCTTCACGGAGGTCTTCACCGAACAGGCACTGGCGCAGGCCGACGCCGCCGACGCCGCCCTGCGCCCTGGCGGCGCCGGCCCGGCCAGCTCGCTGCACGGCGTGCCGGTGGCGCTCAAAGACAGCATCGAAGTCGCCGGCAGCACCGCCTCGGCCGGCTCGCTCAGTCGATTGGCCATCACGAGCGACATCACGGCCACCGTCGTGCAGCGCATGTGCGCCGCCGGCATGGTCGTCCTGGGCAAGACCCACATGACCGAGTTCGCCTTTGGCCTGGCCGGACAGAATCCCACGCGCGGCACACCGTGGAACCCGTGGGACGCCGCACGGCATCGCGCGCCGGGTGGCTCGTCGTCCGGCTGCGGCACCACCGTCGCAGCCGGTCTGGCACCCATTGCCGTCGGCGGCGACACTGGCGGCTCAGTGCGCGCACCAGCCGCACTCAATCACCTGGTTGGTTTCAAGCCCTCCAGCGGAGTGATCAGCGGTGCGGGCGTCGTGCCGCTCGCACCAACACTGGACGTGCTCGGCCCCATCGCGCACAGCGTCGCCGACGCGCATGCGCTCACCGCCATCCTGGCCGGCCCCGACGCCGCCGACGCGCTGACGCAGCAGGTACCCGCCGCCATCAGCGAGGACCTGCGCGACGCGCTGCCCACCATCACACCGCATGCGCTTCCTGAGTTGCATGTGCTGGACCCGCGCGCCTTTCCCGCCAAGCTGTCGGACGGCGCGCAGCGCGTCTGGGACGAGGGGCTCGCCCGCCTGACCGTGGCGGGGTGGGCGCTGCGGCCCTGGATGCCGCCTGCGGAACTGGACATCGGCGAGCTCTCCGAAGCGAACTCGGTAATCCTCGGCTACGAGGGTTTTCAACTGTATGGTCATCTGGCCGAAGACGCCACGCAGCCGCTGTGGGAGGTGGTACGCCAGCGTATCCTGGCCGGCGGCAGGATCCCCCTCACCAAGTACGAACAGGCCGTTACACGCCGCGCGTTGGCAGCCCGCGCCTTCGCCGAAGCCATCGGCCCCGGAGGTGCGCTGCTGATACCGGCGACCGGTCACGGCGCCCTGCCGCTGGACCCGGCCGACAGCGCCCACGCCAGCATCGGTAGCTTCTGCCGCGCGGGCAACTTTCTGGGCACGCCCGCCATCGCGCTGCCGGCCGGCTTCGACGACAGCGGCATGCCCGTCGGCGTGCAGTTGATGGCGCCGCCACTGGCTGACCGTCAGTTGTTGGCCATCGCAGCCGCGCTGGCCCCGGCGCTGCGGGCCCCAGGGCCGGTCACTCCCGATCTGACGCACTGGGGGTTGTAG
- a CDS encoding MFS transporter, protein MTQATSTARPVRAEVSNARKIAAGSIGNAVEWFDWTIYASFAVFFSGQFFPKTDETASLLATFAIFAVGFFMRPVGGWALGIFSDRYGRKAALAATILMMAGGSLIIGVTPTYEHIGLAAPVLLVIARLIQGLSLGGEYASASTFLAEMAPNHRRGFFSSFAFFSSAGGILIASAIGWALTTHLSPEQMKEFGWRIPFLLGALGGVAGMWLRTSIPETEASAEQLKQQPVKQPLRTLLREYPRETLRIIGFSVLTTFAFYLFVAYVPTYAIRALHADSRIAFGANTIAMIVFMLLHPLLGALSDRIGRKPQLIVFAGGYLLFFYPVITTMQPTFASILAVELFGLVLYALYTSIAPAIMSEQFPTRVRAVGIGAPYNFMVALLGGTTPYLLTWLQSIGQERWFFYYVLAGAVITLLTFIRMPETNGRPLK, encoded by the coding sequence ATGACCCAAGCAACCTCCACGGCCCGCCCGGTGCGAGCCGAGGTATCCAATGCACGCAAGATCGCCGCGGGCAGCATAGGCAACGCCGTGGAATGGTTCGACTGGACCATCTACGCGTCTTTCGCGGTGTTCTTCTCCGGGCAGTTCTTCCCCAAGACCGACGAGACGGCCTCGCTGCTGGCAACCTTCGCCATTTTCGCCGTTGGCTTCTTCATGCGCCCCGTCGGCGGCTGGGCACTGGGCATCTTCTCGGACCGCTACGGTCGCAAGGCCGCTCTGGCCGCCACTATTCTAATGATGGCCGGCGGCTCGCTGATCATCGGCGTCACCCCCACCTATGAACACATCGGCCTGGCCGCGCCAGTGCTACTGGTGATCGCGCGACTGATCCAAGGCCTGTCGCTGGGCGGCGAGTACGCGTCGGCCTCGACCTTCCTTGCCGAGATGGCGCCCAACCACCGCCGCGGTTTCTTTTCCAGTTTCGCCTTCTTCAGTTCGGCGGGCGGCATCCTCATCGCCTCGGCGATCGGCTGGGCGCTCACCACCCATCTCTCGCCCGAGCAGATGAAGGAGTTCGGCTGGCGCATTCCCTTCCTGCTGGGCGCGCTGGGCGGCGTGGCCGGCATGTGGCTGCGCACCTCCATCCCCGAAACCGAGGCCTCGGCCGAACAGCTCAAGCAGCAGCCCGTCAAGCAGCCGCTGCGCACGCTGCTGCGCGAGTACCCGCGCGAGACGCTACGCATCATCGGCTTCTCCGTGCTGACAACTTTCGCCTTCTACCTGTTTGTCGCCTATGTGCCGACCTATGCGATCCGCGCGTTGCACGCCGACTCCAGAATCGCCTTCGGCGCCAACACCATCGCGATGATCGTGTTCATGCTGCTGCATCCGCTGCTCGGCGCGCTCTCCGACCGCATTGGCCGCAAGCCGCAACTGATCGTATTCGCCGGTGGCTATCTGCTGTTCTTCTACCCGGTCATCACCACCATGCAGCCGACCTTCGCCTCCATCCTGGCGGTGGAGTTGTTCGGCCTGGTGTTGTACGCACTCTATACGTCGATAGCGCCCGCCATCATGTCTGAACAGTTCCCGACCCGCGTGCGCGCGGTCGGTATTGGCGCCCCGTACAACTTCATGGTGGCTCTGCTGGGCGGCACGACGCCCTATTTGCTGACCTGGCTGCAGAGCATCGGCCAGGAACGCTGGTTCTTCTACTACGTGCTGGCAGGCGCGGTCATCACGCTGCTCACTTTCATCCGCATGCCGGAGACCAATGGTCGGCCGCTGAAATAA
- a CDS encoding Lrp/AsnC family transcriptional regulator, translated as MDNSVRSLAEEGHIEIDATDLACLAALQVNPRGTWRDLSSACDVPERTLSRRLQRLMEGGYAKVIGELDPVAGGSGPVLHAWLQVENGKEQQVASHLAGLPQTQVVLATTGASDLFAEINAQHQDQLSDLVVRLLPQVPGLRQVESRIVLRSFRRASRWRIDGSVPAEPVSPGDGRYVLNADEARLLAVLASDGRASLGVLAEACGVSEPKVQRLIGGLVERHVLTFRVELEPSLVGYGVEAILSVQTRPGLAECIAMELAQDKHTRCLFGTSGHTQLFWHVLCRDIHDLWTVSTERIGALEGVLSCDVSTVVKAYKRAGRLRHGLRVE; from the coding sequence ATGGACAATAGTGTGCGGTCTTTGGCGGAAGAAGGACATATCGAGATCGACGCCACCGATCTGGCCTGCCTGGCTGCGCTGCAGGTCAACCCACGCGGGACCTGGCGCGATCTGAGTTCCGCCTGCGACGTGCCGGAGCGCACGCTGTCGCGCCGGTTGCAGCGGCTGATGGAGGGCGGTTACGCCAAGGTGATCGGCGAACTGGACCCGGTGGCGGGCGGCAGCGGCCCGGTGCTGCACGCTTGGCTGCAGGTGGAAAACGGCAAGGAGCAGCAGGTCGCCAGCCATCTGGCGGGGCTGCCGCAGACCCAGGTGGTACTGGCGACGACCGGGGCGTCGGATCTGTTCGCCGAGATCAATGCGCAGCATCAGGACCAGTTGTCGGACTTGGTGGTGCGGTTGCTGCCGCAGGTGCCGGGGCTGCGGCAGGTGGAGTCACGCATCGTGCTGCGTTCGTTCCGGCGCGCGAGCCGCTGGCGAATTGACGGCTCGGTGCCGGCGGAACCGGTGTCGCCGGGCGACGGTCGCTACGTGCTCAATGCCGACGAGGCGCGGTTGCTGGCGGTGCTGGCCTCCGATGGGCGAGCCAGCCTGGGCGTGCTGGCGGAGGCCTGCGGCGTGAGCGAGCCCAAGGTGCAGAGACTGATCGGCGGCCTGGTCGAGCGCCATGTGCTGACCTTCCGCGTCGAGCTCGAGCCCTCGCTCGTCGGCTACGGTGTCGAGGCCATCCTGTCGGTGCAGACCCGCCCCGGTCTGGCCGAGTGCATCGCAATGGAACTGGCGCAGGACAAGCACACGCGCTGCCTGTTCGGCACCAGTGGTCACACCCAGTTGTTCTGGCATGTGCTGTGCCGGGACATCCATGATCTGTGGACGGTATCGACCGAGCGCATCGGGGCGCTGGAGGGCGTGCTGTCCTGCGATGTCAGCACTGTGGTCAAGGCCTACAAACGCGCAGGGCGCTTGCGGCACGGGTTGAGGGTGGAATAG
- a CDS encoding TauD/TfdA family dioxygenase yields MAESQSLQGACVWRGTEMVDHDRWVKTFPAIVLEQIDAALEATKDIDWRNVNRHNFPLPDAAAFFDDVREELENGSGMVKIRGLDVTRYSVEQLRRMWYALGAHLGTPMFQNCRGEVMREIKDEGMGVGARLYGATVDSSGKPFLSSGARTLSPGQLRFHTDRCDVVGLLCVRQASEGGVSKLASSATVYNEILARRPDLHALLCKPIPRSRFGEEAGGEHIAYDLPIFGVRDGKLTSHFSLTYIENAQMLPGVRKLSEAEHEAIRMLMDVAEAQCFEMRFAPGDIQLLNNHVVYHGRTAFKDDVTTGQDRMLMRLWLSMPNSRALPEDHAVLWGDVASGKPHGGIAQPAVALPA; encoded by the coding sequence ATGGCCGAGTCGCAGAGTCTGCAAGGCGCGTGTGTTTGGCGAGGGACCGAAATGGTCGATCACGATCGTTGGGTCAAAACGTTCCCGGCCATCGTGCTCGAACAGATCGACGCCGCCCTGGAGGCAACGAAGGATATCGATTGGCGCAACGTCAACCGTCATAACTTCCCGCTGCCCGACGCTGCCGCCTTCTTCGACGACGTGCGCGAAGAACTGGAAAACGGTTCCGGCATGGTCAAGATCCGCGGCCTCGATGTGACGCGCTACAGCGTGGAGCAACTGCGTCGCATGTGGTACGCGCTGGGCGCGCATCTGGGCACGCCGATGTTCCAGAATTGCCGCGGCGAAGTCATGCGCGAGATCAAGGACGAAGGCATGGGCGTCGGCGCCAGGCTCTATGGCGCGACGGTCGACAGCTCGGGCAAGCCGTTCCTCTCTTCGGGCGCCCGCACGCTCTCGCCGGGACAACTGCGCTTTCACACCGATCGTTGCGACGTGGTTGGCCTGCTGTGTGTTCGACAGGCTTCCGAAGGCGGCGTGAGCAAGCTCGCGAGCAGCGCCACGGTGTACAACGAAATCCTCGCGCGCCGTCCGGACCTGCATGCGTTATTGTGCAAACCGATTCCGCGCAGCCGGTTCGGCGAAGAGGCGGGCGGCGAGCACATCGCGTACGATTTGCCGATCTTCGGCGTTCGCGACGGCAAGCTCACCAGTCACTTCTCGCTCACCTACATCGAGAACGCGCAAATGCTGCCGGGCGTGCGCAAGCTCTCCGAGGCCGAACACGAAGCGATCCGCATGCTGATGGACGTGGCCGAAGCGCAGTGCTTCGAGATGCGCTTCGCACCGGGTGACATCCAGTTGTTGAACAATCACGTTGTGTATCACGGCCGCACGGCATTCAAGGACGACGTGACGACGGGCCAGGACCGCATGCTCATGCGCCTGTGGCTGTCGATGCCGAATTCGCGGGCGCTGCCCGAGGACCATGCGGTGCTCTGGGGCGACGTCGCTTCTGGCAAGCCACACGGCGGCATCGCCCAACCGGCGGTGGCGTTGCCGGCCTGA